The DNA segment TAACGGTATTATCAGCTCTGCTGATTTTCTGAATTTCAAAGGGAATTTCTTTAGCACTTTTTGCAATTTTATCACTAACAATAAATGTCTGTTGATCGTTGGTGAAAATAATGGTTGGATCTTGATTCTTATTTTCTTTTCCTTCAAAAAAGGTATTGTAGATGATTTTATAATTTTGCGCAAAACTGATTTGACTAAGAGCCAAAAGGATCACCAGAAATAATTTTTTCATCGAAGAGATTTTAAATAAGATTAATAAGTTATCAAATTTAGCATTATTAACAGTTTTAAAAAAAATGAAATTAGGTCATAAAAAAAGCACAAAAATTTTGCTCTTTCAATGTTTTATGCGATTCTTTCAATCAGCGCCATGTAGAATCCGTCATAGCCTTCGCTCGGCATCATTTTTTGCTCTTTGATTAATTTGTAACCCTCATTATTTTTCAAAAAGAGTTCCACTTGCTCATTATTTTCGCTTGGTAAGATGGAACAGGTTGCGTATATCATTTTGCCCCCTTTCTTCAGAATTTTTGCATAATCCTGTAAAATCTGTTGTTGTTCTTTTCTAATTCGGTCAATGAAATCCTGGTCAATTTTCCATTTAGAATCAGGATTTCTTTTCAGAACTCCTAAACCTGAACATGGAGAATCAATCAACAAACGATCTGCAGTGCCGTGTAATCTTTTGATCACTTTATTATCATCGATATATCGTGTTTCAATATTGTGAGCACCAGCTCTTTTAGCACGACGTTTCAGTTCTGCTAATTTCCATTCGTAAATATCAAGAGCTATGATTTGTCCTTTGTTCTTCATCATAGCAGCCAAATGAAGGGTTTTCCCACCTGCTCCCGCGCAAACATCAACCACACGCATTCCTTCTTTTACATCCAGAAGTTCACCAATTTTTTGAGAAGAAGCATCCTGAACTTCAAACAGTCCATCTTTAAACGCGGAGGTGATAAATACATTTTTTTTCTCTTCTAACTGTATGGCATCAGGATAGTTAGCTAATAAGAAACTTTCCACATTCTCGTCTCTCAAATCAGAAATCAACTCTTTAGGAGTTGTTTTTAGACTGTTAACACGAAGAATCGTTGGCGCTTGCTCATTCAGGGCATACATTTCGCACTCCCAACTTGGTCCCAGTTCTCTTTCTAAAGTCTCGGCTAACCATTCTGGGATTGAATATTCAATCGCTTTTGTTGGAACCGTATTTTTCTTTAATTTGTTGATAATATCGGCAGATTTTACCCCGTCGAATTCTTCAAATTTTTTGTAATGTGTTTTCGTCCAAAGACAATAAGCTAGAATTAACTTGTAAATATTGCTCGGTTTCACGCCTTCGCCCATATAATATTCAAGACGCTTTTTCCATCGAATGATGTCATAAAAGATCTGTGCAACTACTTTTCGGTCTTCGCTGCCCCATTGTTTATGACCTTTCAGAAGTCTTTCGATAACTTTATCAGCATATTTTCGGTCTTCGAAAAAAGTTTCTTGTAATGCATCGTGAATCCCGATGAGTAAGTTTCTGTGTATGAGTTCCATTTAGGATGTTTTAAATTAAATTCGGCCTCGAACCTTCGGGCTGTAATTTTTGCAAAAATAAGGTTTTTAAACCGAATAATACTTTTCGTTTTTTGAGCGCCCCAATTCATCTTCAATTGCTTCTTTTTTTTTCTCCAATGATTACAAAAAGAGATTGCATGAAGCCAGTGCCCCAATCATGTATTTGTACAATAGAAGTATCAGAGGGGATATAAATAATATTTTTGGAGTGATGTAAATCTTTTGATGATCAAGATTGTTAGCGTTCCAAAAGCCTAACAGATTTGAAATAGGGATCATATCTCTTCTCTGCCAATTAAACCTCCGTATCGAACGTACGAAATGTGTAAAATATCAGGTTGGGAAGAAAAGTTTGCAATCTTTGTTTATAAAATTTTAATTTTTCATGATTCCTTTCATCTTGTTATCTCTTTAGAATAATAATATCTTTGTGAAAATTAAAATTATGAGTGATACAATAGTTTGTCCGAAATGTCAGTCAGAATTCACTTACGAGCAAGACGGCAAAATGGTTTGTTCCCAATGTTTCCATGAATGGATTCCTGGTGAAACTGCAGACGAAGATAAAATTCTTGATGCCCACGGACACGAATTGCAAAATGGAGATTCTGTTGTCGTTATCAAAGATCTTCCCGTAAAAGGTGCACCAAAACCAGTGAAATCAGGTACTAAAGTGAAAAATATTCGTCTTCGCCCAGGTTCTGATCATAATATCGACTGCAAAATTGATGGATTTGGATCAATGGCCCTGAAATCAGAGTTTGTGAAAAAAGCGTAGATAAAGTAAAAATTGAAACAGATTGCTGTTTGAGAGGTTTTTATTCTATCAATATTTAGATGATATAAAGAGTCAGAGAAGCATGCGGGATTTCTAATTTAGAAATTTGAATTGCTTCTCTTTTATTTATAAATTAATTTCAATAGATCCTCCGATTTTTTCTGGTGTATACATAATTAAAATCTTCTCATCCAAAGAAATTTTATTCCAATAATGACTTCCTGCGAAACGGCTTTCTAAAACTTCTGCTTTTCTCCCACGATCCGTTATTTTAATTTCGTGTGGATAGTGAAATTTTTTGGAAAGATTAAAATTAAATTGTTCTTTGTCAGTAAAGGTATTTACTTCACCAAAAAGTTCTGCAACATATTGATTGTAAGGGTTTCTGTAGGTTTCCTCGGCATTGTCATTTTGGATTAAACGACCTTCCTGCAATACAATGATCTGATCCAACCACGGCATCACTTCCTGAATTTCATGAGTGGAGATTATTAAAGAAATATTCTTCTCCCGAACGTATTTAAACAGGCGCTCCCGCAATTCAATTTTTCTTGAAAAGTCAAGGTTGCTAAAAGGTTCATCAAGTAATAGCAGTTTCGGCAGTACAGAAAGAGATCTGGCTATTGCAACGCGCTGTTGCTGGCCACCGCTTAAATATTTTGGCAAAGTATCTTTAAAATCCAGTAATCCTACTACTTCCAGTAATTCTTCAACCCTTTCTTTTTTCTCTTGTAGATTAATGTTAGAGATAAATTTCCCCACGTTATCTGAAACGGTCGAGTAGGGCATCAGATCGTAATTCTGAGCCACCAATTTCATATTATCTTCACCAGGAACTAAATTCTTGACAGGACCCAAAATAGGTTTGCCATCGAACATAATCTCACCTTTTTCCCAGTTTATCAATCCATATATTAAATTGAGAAGGGTAGATTTACCACAACCGCTTTCACCTGCCAAGGCGATGATTTTACCTTGATCAACTTTTAGATTAAAATTCTGAAAAAGTTGTTGATCAGCAGTGTGAGAGAAAAATAAGCGGTTGATTTCTAAAAGCATAATGCAAAAATAACATATTTGGCGATAATAAGTTTATTTTTGGTATTTTCGCAGGAACAATATAATTTTTAAGTACTTTTTATGATGAACACAATCAAAAAATCAGTCGTTTTAGGAGTATTTACTTCGATGATTCTAGTATCTTGTGGTAAAGATCAACCCGTTGCAACCGAAACTACTGAAGTTACAACCAATAATAATGGCGCAATTTATGAAATTGATACATTGAATAGCAGAATAGAATGGAAAGGATATAAAGTAGTGAAGTCTGACCAAACCAGTCATTTCGGTACCATCAAATTTGAAAGTGGTGATCTTACCGTTCATGAAGGGATGCTTGAAAGTGGAAAATTCGTAGTAGATATGAATTCTCTTACCTCCGTGGATTTAAAAGATGATGCAGAACAGTTAGCAAAACTAAATGGTCACTTGAAAAGTGGCGATTTCTTCGAAACTGAAAAATTTCCAACTGCTTCTTTTGAAATTACTAAAGTTTCAAAAAATGATTCCGGTGATTATAATACTTTGTTAGATGGTAATTTGACGATAAAAGGAATTACGAAACCAGTTCAGTTCAATGCGAATGTATCTGTAAAGGATGGTGAAGCAAGTATTGCTACAGAGCCCAAAGATATCAGCAGAGAAGCGTATAATGTAAAATTCCAAATGCCGCTAACGAATGGTGTAATTAAAGATGATGTAAGTCTTCAGATTTTAATTAAAGCCAACGAAAAGAAATAATTTGGTATTTCCTGTCAATTTATAAGTCCGTCTCATGATTATGAGACGGATTTTTTTTGGCTAAAATAATCTATGAATACC comes from the Chryseobacterium sp. SNU WT5 genome and includes:
- a CDS encoding ABC transporter ATP-binding protein yields the protein MLLEINRLFFSHTADQQLFQNFNLKVDQGKIIALAGESGCGKSTLLNLIYGLINWEKGEIMFDGKPILGPVKNLVPGEDNMKLVAQNYDLMPYSTVSDNVGKFISNINLQEKKERVEELLEVVGLLDFKDTLPKYLSGGQQQRVAIARSLSVLPKLLLLDEPFSNLDFSRKIELRERLFKYVREKNISLIISTHEIQEVMPWLDQIIVLQEGRLIQNDNAEETYRNPYNQYVAELFGEVNTFTDKEQFNFNLSKKFHYPHEIKITDRGRKAEVLESRFAGSHYWNKISLDEKILIMYTPEKIGGSIEINL
- a CDS encoding RsmB/NOP family class I SAM-dependent RNA methyltransferase, with amino-acid sequence MELIHRNLLIGIHDALQETFFEDRKYADKVIERLLKGHKQWGSEDRKVVAQIFYDIIRWKKRLEYYMGEGVKPSNIYKLILAYCLWTKTHYKKFEEFDGVKSADIINKLKKNTVPTKAIEYSIPEWLAETLERELGPSWECEMYALNEQAPTILRVNSLKTTPKELISDLRDENVESFLLANYPDAIQLEEKKNVFITSAFKDGLFEVQDASSQKIGELLDVKEGMRVVDVCAGAGGKTLHLAAMMKNKGQIIALDIYEWKLAELKRRAKRAGAHNIETRYIDDNKVIKRLHGTADRLLIDSPCSGLGVLKRNPDSKWKIDQDFIDRIRKEQQQILQDYAKILKKGGKMIYATCSILPSENNEQVELFLKNNEGYKLIKEQKMMPSEGYDGFYMALIERIA
- a CDS encoding zinc ribbon domain-containing protein YjdM; the encoded protein is MSDTIVCPKCQSEFTYEQDGKMVCSQCFHEWIPGETADEDKILDAHGHELQNGDSVVVIKDLPVKGAPKPVKSGTKVKNIRLRPGSDHNIDCKIDGFGSMALKSEFVKKA
- a CDS encoding YceI family protein, whose protein sequence is MMNTIKKSVVLGVFTSMILVSCGKDQPVATETTEVTTNNNGAIYEIDTLNSRIEWKGYKVVKSDQTSHFGTIKFESGDLTVHEGMLESGKFVVDMNSLTSVDLKDDAEQLAKLNGHLKSGDFFETEKFPTASFEITKVSKNDSGDYNTLLDGNLTIKGITKPVQFNANVSVKDGEASIATEPKDISREAYNVKFQMPLTNGVIKDDVSLQILIKANEKK